The nucleotide sequence GCAAGGCGCTCACGGCGAGTCCCGCCGACAGGGCCACCGCCGCGACGGCACCGCGGACGAGCACCCCGGCTTCGCGGCGCCACAGCAGCAACGCCCCCAGCACCACCGCGCCCGCCAGGGAAACCCCCAGCGGCATCACCTCGAGGCCGCCTCGCACGGCCAACGGAAGGCCACCCGACGGGGCCGCGACGACGTCCGCCGAGCCGCCCGCGGCCAGCGCGACGGCCGCGGCGGTCAACGCGCCGAGCCCTCCGGCGCGGCCGGCGCCCAGGAGCGCCAGCCCGGCCGTGGCGACCCCCGCCATCGCGAGCAGCGCGGCCGCGGCCGCCAGCAGGCCCCGCCCCACCTCCCGCATCACACGTCCCGGCGCCGGAAGACCACGAACGCCACGGCCAGCACGGCGGCGACCCCGGCGCACATCCCGGCCAGGTTCAGCCACGGGTGCGGGAAGTCCGGATCGGGCACCGTCTTGAAGACCGCGGCCGCCCCGAGCGTCGGCCAGTAGTAGAGCAGGCCGTGCAGCCAGGCCGGGAAGAGCCCCGCGAAGCCGGGGACCAGGAAGACGATCCCGACCAGGGTGGCGAGCGCGCCCGCCGTCGCCCGCATGATCGTGCCCAGCCCGACCGCGAGCAGCGCGATCGCCGCGAGGTAGAGCCCGCCGCCGGCCACGGCGGAGAGCACGCCGGCATCGCCGATCCGCGCGTGCGGCACGCCGTGGACGGCGAGGACGGCCTGGCCGAGGAAGAAGGCGGTGAACATCAGCACCTGGCCCGCCACCACGGCGACCGCGACCGCCACGACCACCTTGGCCGCCAGCAGCCGGTGCCGCCGGGGTGTCGCGGTCAGGGACGTCCGGATCAGGCCGGTCGCGTGCTCGGAGGTGACGACGAGGATGCCGAGCACCCCGATGATGAGCTGCGCGACGATGTACGACGTCAGGCTGCGGCCGGTCGGATCCCAGGGTTCGTCGCCGGGGTACTGCTTCGCGGTGGCGTTCATGACGAGGGCGGTGATGCCGAGCCCGACCGCGTACAGGCACGCCAGGGT is from Amycolatopsis mediterranei and encodes:
- a CDS encoding ABC transporter permease, translated to MSVSFTRSVRAEWIKVRSLRSTWYTLACLYAVGLGITALVMNATAKQYPGDEPWDPTGRSLTSYIVAQLIIGVLGILVVTSEHATGLIRTSLTATPRRHRLLAAKVVVAVAVAVVAGQVLMFTAFFLGQAVLAVHGVPHARIGDAGVLSAVAGGGLYLAAIALLAVGLGTIMRATAGALATLVGIVFLVPGFAGLFPAWLHGLLYYWPTLGAAAVFKTVPDPDFPHPWLNLAGMCAGVAAVLAVAFVVFRRRDV